The sequence aGTAGgaatttaattggcatcatggtACAAGTTccagaatgcaaatatactcTTCCAATACAGAGATATGACCTggagagtgatggggtgtagtatgtgcccacatgtcctgtttttgcaggcccggtcacatatacacatactgtttaaTTGTgggaaataataattatacttaaGTATGATGTCAGGATCTACCATGTGCAGCATTGTCAACAAATCGCTAATATGAAGAACAAGACTAGGGCTGAGTGATTATGAAATTTTGCTACTTTCATGATTGTAGGATGCAACATATCACGATTGTGATAAGTATCACGATAttaagactcacggtagtgagtcgcgcggccaagaaactacaaagcgcacgcccaattaaaagacgcacggccactactgtgagttatttacgtgtagggccggttttgcaatattagtcctaaattatgcaacatctctcaatagatttgtattgcgttgtgtgataaaaaatctttaggagtcgtcatagttttcttgcgacctcactaaaataaaaaagtaaccatcgcaaaataaaaaataggcatatttcactttatttctctaccttatgttacaactaccgtcacgttataccagtcaacatagtcgtgtttgtatagtccatctagcactgacattatccaatcctggtttgcctatacacgtattttcttcaatcaaacctctaatccctacaataacttttaaagacacgatgtggacacaaactctaatgcctgataaacaagttgtgacagcgtgctgaaccgtaagttccctaggaatggcgttttaagcagaaatcttttaaattccatttagtaccacaccccatgcgagcgtttataaatcgccagttgtcttatggtttgaagaacaaaatcactagcgaaggtgctttagcatactcttcaattctctatttattaatagattaaccacaaaggccggtaaggtgaatacaaaaggtaacaagcctttaggggttaccacctctatgtagtgtgtaccatgtagcttgtgttgtggctttcattaagtattatgcacacgcaaatagtgcaacaaaattttgtaatggattgctcgaatgtggttggtggtgttgtggctcgaatgtgtttcgtggtttgccagtgaccatgtatgagttggggttgttccacacaacttacacaatattcaaatttcatgatggccacgataatttcttgccatatggtaaacatacaacaatgtgtaacaacgttaattaacatcacatcaagacttgactaaaaatagttccaacaatagtgatgatttcttgtatgtcagcatgacgatactgagacctgtaaaagaataagcaggcactgaagttaaccttaaattaaacactcatgcaactgacctggaacatcggtcgcaacaccaaaaacacttgtttcgatatctgatgacacaatccagcaggcactgaattaaaagagaatgtacaaaaaatcaatatgcctggctgtgtcaataatagcatggataatcaaaataaacaaaaattatatcccaggctaagtgaatgaatgacataactgttgggtaagcatgttaaaccagaacattaggacattagtcaaaccagaacattaggacattagtcaaacaaaagtatgctatcacaacttggtcataatacaatgtttgtaccactggacttcacactggttgcccaaaaattgtgccattccgggacaacagcataatattatgaaacaaatagttactacaacacagaaggcttactgttgcactgtctacactgatataccataattttaaaaacataacaagtggggattaaatacaatacacttaacatctgggtactaggaaaaaatcactaacatcacaacatgtaaactgacctggaaattaacacccttgatgccattacagtctacactggatacttgtttgaacccatcaacactatgcctgatacatctgagtagactgacctgcaaattcacatcactagtatacagtgataattgataactacaaaaacaataattgcaataatacaattcttctgtacgtcaactgacctgaaattcatgacactcaataccaagacctgtaaaagaatgagcaggcactgaagtcaaccttaaattaaacacacatgcaaactgacctggaacatcggtcgcaacaccaaagacatcttctgatgaaacaatccagcaggcactgaattaaaaagagaatgtgcaaaaaatcaatatgccaggctgtaccaataaaggatgaataatcaaaatgaactaaaaaaatATATcacatatgcaggttaagtgagtaacataactgttgggtaagcaagtaaaccagaacatttggtcattagtcaaacaaagtacgctatcacaaactggtcactgataattgataactacaacaagaacaattgcaataatacaattcctctgaacgttaactgacctgacattcatgacacctgtatctttgttcctgcatggtcttaACTTACATacgtaccatgatcacattcaactgctagtggataaaccggtatgaccagatggcctgcaaaaaccaacaagcaggcgttaaatacaatacacctaaagcctggaatatgaaaaatattatataagcactattccacactgatataataatgaattataggatgttgtggaacttgcctaaacatgtaaacttgaacatgaggacaactgcataatctggacacttggaattgtccaatacctgatgaaccgcaagtaggtactaatgacattcacttcaacattttatcccagctgggtgaatctcttgtaactgagtaaaaaggtgtttattttccacctgcaaccaaagttctacatttccgtggttgggtgtacataaacggctgacctggaaaatcagtatgccatagggatatggaaatggttcctttccttctgttgtgacattacttacagctgactggtaaatgatcatcgatgtccccatggaccccgacaatgagtataccaataacttcacaagttggaatgaatttcttttcaacatgtggtggaatgaatttcctttcaacatctggtggacaggtccaaaaaccctatcgcacaaacacggtgaatcagtgtgtggcgatgtgacacgttgcacaaacttcactcctcgtttcgttagcatcaagaccggcatatgtcATAGAatacctcagtattcttgactcttactttttcaagcgttgctcaagcgatgtagtttctcacgaggggctcgagtttctcagtagagacgagccgattaaagtacgcctcaccatccagttacattcttaaagcattcaatttaaaaccacgtatcacgagtgtccgcttaaggtaattagggactttccatgagatttcccctaaatagatcacgtgttagttgtcaatctggtggtatacatggttcaacaatgcggtaagtgtactttattatagtataagctgtcaatgaataatcgtttgtgcactgctaaactaagttatttttgtgtgataagcatgcttgaggaagggtctgggggacgagactaatattttgacagcagttgatgatggccaggcaaagaactgcaagaagaactactatgatagtatgctggatagtagggaaaaattcccacccctatagctctgcctaggggcattaactagcattatctacagctactgtatgctgctgatatgtacattcaggccaagaataaaggtgaaagtggtagtaaggctcaatcctattattctgcctAACCCTATTATTCTGCctaacaggcaagggagtctgagactgtgggggcatgctccctcaggaaagtataagtactacaactattttattttaattgcttcatcaagtataaaaatttcagtcaaaaggtgatgattgagctctggtcttatgcactggttggagtggttgtatcgatactgcactgtgacatccttgaggggttagtgctggcattgtccatggcaatgctatttcatctccccgagtcttgatgattgagtcctccattcctttctctgctgctccaatcctgaagttgtgaccacagtcaaaaggtgacgatcgaggctctggtcttgcatctatactgtactgcaacacccttgaggggttagtaccggcattgtccatcgcaatactgttccatctcccatatacaagtcttgatggttgagtcctctattcctttctctgctgctctaatcctgaagttgtgaccaaaatattaaaaaatggttataacatgataaatgattatgatgataacaattacaaatgtatttatagttgtgtagcaactgtgaactaattaggcacttgcaagtttaattaggtgtctgaagcatttaacatgcacagatatgagatatattcatcacgtgcaggcagtaaagataaatttactctaatagaacagtcatactacaccgtaaattcatacttccaaatttatggtgttatgaaacaatcattattatgtatggattttactgactctccaagataatattctgcattaatgttaattgctcatttccaaaaaaaaaacctttcactgacaaaaatgagtgatatccaccccaaaaacaccttcgctgtaaaaaaggcgcgcccaagaaactacaagtacctggaacccaatgtaaaaaacaaaaagaaaaagcagcttagctgaagtgaaaagtaactggtaacttaaagagctgatatctgaagcggccaagaatacaattactaaagtttaatccatgcaagaacaccttggctataaaacaggtgtatacatgaaagtaactggcaactgaaatggctgatatctgaagcggccaagaatgaatggtcatatacaactaattcaaaaatttaacacttaacctttataattcagctgtattctatattcactcttgctgcatcgtaaagtaatttcttttaactctaattggctggtaatttggccgccttttttgctctattatactgactattaaaaaaggcggccaaattaccagccaattagagttaaaagaaattactttacgatgcagcaagagtgaatatagaacacagctgaattataaaggttcagtgttaaatttttgaattagttgtatatgaccattcattcttggccgcttcagatatcagccattt comes from Dysidea avara chromosome 4, odDysAvar1.4, whole genome shotgun sequence and encodes:
- the LOC136253311 gene encoding uncharacterized protein isoform X3, whose protein sequence is MSVPAGLFHQKMSLVLRPMFQVLVLSVMNFSYQLSLYTSDVNLQCLLDCVIRYRNKCFWCCDRCSRSQYRHADIQEIITIVGTIFSQVLM
- the LOC136253311 gene encoding uncharacterized protein isoform X1; the protein is MSVPAGLFHQKMSLVLRPMFQVLVLSVMNFSYQLSLYTSDVNLQVSLLRCIRHSVDGFKQVSSVDCNGIKGVNFQCLLDCVIRYRNKCFWCCDRCSRSQYRHADIQEIITIVGTIFSQVLM
- the LOC136253311 gene encoding uncharacterized protein isoform X2 — its product is MNVSACWIVSSEDVFGVATDVPGLGIECHEFQVSLLRCIRHSVDGFKQVSSVDCNGIKGVNFQCLLDCVIRYRNKCFWCCDRCSRSQYRHADIQEIITIVGTIFSQVLM